aaacacGTTTATCAGCTTTTCTTATATATGCCGTGCTGTTTTTCTTATTCTCTGGCTGAGTAAAAGGTTCATTAGTCTACTAGTTCCCGGTAAGGTGTGCTATATCTGATTGTCTTCCCATGTACCTATTTCTGCCTGATTCTTGGATTCTGACCCTTCGCTGTCTGACCCAACCTGTGCCTGATTACGGTATTTACCCTTTGATGCCTGCCCTGATGATTGGCCTATTACTGGCTACTAGTTTGCCTGTCCTTTTGGTGCTGTGCATAGGTGTCTGTTGACCTCAGTGGGTCAGCAGCCAGCCACTCAGAGACTACTTAAAGATGTTGTGGCCTGGTGCATTCCCTGCAGCAAAAACCTAATCCCTGGCTTAAAGAGTAAAAACCAAGCAGCTACCAGAATGATGCCTTTAGGTTTTGTCCAATGCTAAATCAGTCGGTTGGCACAGTGTTTCCACAACCTGTGTCCATAACATGATTCAATAAAAAATCTCCTTGGCCATTTTTCTAGCAGCTCCCAGGACTTCTTTATTTCTCAGGCTATATATAAATGGGTTTAACATTGGGACCACAGCCACATAAAGCATTGAGATAATCTTGTCTTGTTCTTTAGAATTTTCAGACTCAGGTTTCATGTACATGAAGATGCTTGGTCCAAAGAACAATAGGACAGTAATAAGATGGGAAGAGCAGCTAGAAAAAACTTTAAGCTGTCCCTTATAGGAACGAATCTTTAAAGCTGTGGATATAATCCTTCCATATGAGGTCAAAATGAACATTAAATTAAAAGCTACCACACAGTCTTCTACCGAGAGAATAATTTTCATAATCTTAGTGTCACTAGAAGCCAGCGCCATAAATTTTACTACCTCACAAAAGAAATGGTTGATCTTGTGAGAGTAACAGAATGATAATGTAGATATCATTAAGGTTAATACTATGAAATTCATAGCACTGAAGGTCATGTAGGAAATCACTATAATAAAACTAACTTTCCTGGTCATGATCAAAGAATAATGTAGAGGAGAACAAACCGCCACATAGCGATCATAAGCCATACAGGTCAGAATGTTATTCTCAGCATTTCCACAGAATACGAAGAAGGACATCTGAATCATGCAACCATAGAATGAGATCCTCTTGTCTTCTGTTAACATGATGGACAGCATCTTTGGGAGAATAGTAGAGACATAGATGACATCAACAGAAGAAAGATTACACAAGAAGAAATACATGGGGCTGTGAAGTTGGGGTACACCACAGACCAGTGCAATGATGATCAGATTTCCCACCACTGCTAGCAGATACATGAATAAAAACCCAGTAAATATAAGAATTTCATTTCTTCTGGAGGTGGAGAATGGGGTCATGTAGAATTcagtcactgtgctgtttttaCAGTCATTCATCTTTAGTGTCTGTCATGAAAGAAAGGAAACAGATTATGTACGGTATGGAACTTTCTACTGATAATTCTTGAACAGGGCCATTTTATCACATTGTTGGGCCCAGTACTAAGGGTTTAGAAGTCCCTCCCAATCTGgctgatatacagggagtgcagaattattaggcaaatgagtattttgaccacatcatcctctttatgcatgttgtcttactccaagctgtataggctcgaaagcctactaccaattaagcatattaggtgatgtgcatctctgtaatgagaaggggtgtggtctaatgacatcaacaccctatatcaggtgtgcataattattaggcaacttttgccaacctttcctttggcaaaatgggtcaaaagaaggacttgacaggctcagaaaagtcaaaaatagtgagatatcttgcagagggatgcagcactcttaaaattgcaaagcttctgaagcgtgatcatcaaacaatcaagcatttcattcaaaatagtcaacagggtcgcaagaagcatgtggaaaaaccaaggcgcaaaataactgcccatgaactgagaaaagtcaagcgtgcagctgccaagatgccatttgccaccagtttggccatatttcagagctgcaacatcactggagtgcccaaaagcacaaggtgtgcaatactcagagacatggccaaggtaaggctactttcacactagcgttcgtcggtccgctcgtgagctccgtttgaaggagctcacgagcggacccgaacgcagccgtccagccctgatgcagtctgaatggagcggatccactcagactgcatcagtctggcggcgttcagcctccgctccgctcgcctccgcacggacaggtgtccgcctggccgcgcggaggcgtgcggatccgttcagacttacaatgtaagtcaatgggaacggatccgcttgaagatgtcaccaattgactcaatcttcaagcggatccgtcccccattgactttacattgaaagtctgaacggatccgcgcaggctacttgcgcacttgcgaatttttttaaagttattaatgcagatggatccgtactgaacggagcctccgtctgcattaatatgagcggatccgttcagaacggatccgcccgaacgctagtgtgaaagtagcctaagaaaggctgaaagacgaccaccactgaacaagacacacaagctgaaacgtcaagactgggccaagaaatatctcaagactgatttttctaaggttttatggactgatgaaatgagagtgagtcttgatgggccaaatGGATGGgctcgtggctggattggtaaagggcagagagctccagtccgactcagacgccagcaaggtggaggtggagtactggtttgggctggtatcatcaaagatgagcttgtggggccttttcgggttgaggatggagtcaagctcaactcccagtcctactgccagtttctggaagacaccttcttcaagcagtggtacaggaagaagtctgcatccttcaagaaaaacatgattttcatgcaggacaatgctccatcacacgcgtccaagtactccacaacgtggctggcaagaaagggtataaaagaagaaaatctaatgacatggcctccttgttcacctgatctgaaccccattgagaacctgtggtccatcatcaaatgtgagatttacaaggagggaaaacagtacacctctctgaacagtgtctgggaggctgtggttgctgctgcacgcaatgttcatggtgaacagatcaaaacactgacagaatccatggatggcaggcttttgagtgtccttgcaaagaaaggtggctatattggtcactgatttgtttttgttttgtttttgaatgtcagaaatgtatatttttgaatgttgagatgttatattggtttcactggtaaaaataaataattgaaatgggtatatatttgttttttgttaagttgcctaataattatgcacagtaatagtcacctgcacacacagatatccccctaaaatagctaaaactaaaaacaaactaaaaactacttccaaaaatattcagctttgatattaatgagttttttgggttcattgagaacatggttgttgttcaataataaaattaatcctcaaaaatacaacttgcctaataattctgcactccctgtacataagtgtatatatattaaaaaacataCAAACTGTGAAGTAGCATAGTAGATCATGCTGATCCATACTTTGGTATTCAGAACCCCTAATACAAATAAAGACTCACACCAGACcaagaaaaactaaataaatacagCCTCCAAGTCAGATATCTTAAGCCCTTCCTCACATATGATGTACATGTAATACACATGTCACAGGGGATTTATAGAATCATCTCACCAACTGTGTCTGATTCATACATGATAGatataaaaagtttaataaaaaagtttaaaaaattataacaaAAATTCAAATATCAAAAGCTAACATAAAACTGGTTCCCTTTCATCAAGTTAAACATTATAAACTGATTATAATTGGTATCACCACATTTGTAAAGCTGGATTTAGTTGGCCTGACATTTGGTCCGATTATCGGGAAGAAACATTCCTTCGAATGGTCGTTTCTGATAATCCGCCTGCCTATGAACAAGTAAAATTCTTGTTTATCAGGTGAAATGATCTGACGTAGGGACACCTCAATCATTGCTCTTgggtggcagattgtgctgtccaGTACTCTGCTGTCCAGGAACAATGGttttgtatggggacaagcaatagcCATAGTCATTGCTCATCCTCGTACTGTGTAGGTAAacgcttcacctccacttaacaagcagctgattgtcgggaagtaactcttccttcccaacaatcggctgCTCCTTGTACCATCTGAATGTGCCTTAAAAGTAGGTACTATTAAAATTTCATgttatttatcctgtacagtgaatgctgtaaaaaaaaaaaaaaacacatccaaaattactgttttatgGTCacctcctataaaaaatgaaatgaaaggTTAACAAAAGGTCATTTGTGCCCAGAAATAACAATACAACCCACCACATGGCTCAGTTGATGGGAAATGTTTTGGGTTTCAGAATAacgtaacagaattttttttataatacatttttttatttttttttatttaaaaaaaagtttatttttataaatttagtatCACCATATTCATACTGTTCTGCAGAATAAATATAGAGCAGGGACGGCCAACTTGAGCTGTTAAAAAACGACAacgcccagcatgcccacactgcctacagctatcagtctatagcagggcatggtgggagttgtacttttacaGCAGCTGAAGAGCTGCAGGGTGGCCATCCCTGAGATAGACCCTCAAAATGCAGACCctctgaaataaatatatatccaGGCTAGATCTTCTCTTTGGCACTTTACATTTCCATTCTGAAGTTTGCACAGATCTAATTATGTGATGTTATCTGGCAAGTCGTTCAGCAGCAGAAAGGGAGGAGCATTACTAGAAGTCTCAAGCCTGTTCCCAAAGATTTACCttctttatagtttttcttgcctAGTATGTCTGGGTTCCTGAAGTTATCACCATGTCTGCCTGCTATTTTATGGTATGTTTAGTTTCCTGAAGTTAGTGTCATGTATGCACTGATCTCCAAGGTTGTAATGTTTGGACTGGTCTTCTCTGATGTTTCCGAGTTCCTCAAGTCATTACTATGTCTGCCTGCTATTATCGGGTACGTTCACGTTCATAAAGTTACTGCCATGCATCCACTGGTCCCTGCAGTTGTTACTGTTATGACTGGTCTTCTGTGATTTT
The Bufo gargarizans isolate SCDJY-AF-19 chromosome 2, ASM1485885v1, whole genome shotgun sequence genome window above contains:
- the LOC122925606 gene encoding olfactory receptor 1019-like, with amino-acid sequence MNDCKNSTVTEFYMTPFSTSRRNEILIFTGFLFMYLLAVVGNLIIIALVCGVPQLHSPMYFFLCNLSSVDVIYVSTILPKMLSIMLTEDKRISFYGCMIQMSFFVFCGNAENNILTCMAYDRYVAVCSPLHYSLIMTRKVSFIIVISYMTFSAMNFIVLTLMISTLSFCYSHKINHFFCEVVKFMALASSDTKIMKIILSVEDCVVAFNLMFILTSYGRIISTALKIRSYKGQLKVFSSCSSHLITVLLFFGPSIFMYMKPESENSKEQDKIISMLYVAVVPMLNPFIYSLRNKEVLGAARKMAKEIFY